The Nocardia sp. NBC_00508 nucleotide sequence ATTCCTCGGGGCCGCCGAATTCGCCGACCCGCTCGCACTGATCGGGAAGTATCCCAATCTCCTTGTGTTGCGCACTTTTTCGAAGGCGTACGGCCTGGCTGGGCTGCGCATCGGCTACGCCTTCGGCAGAACCGAACTGATCGCGCGGGTCAGCAAACTGCAACTGCCGTTCGGGGTGAGCGCGGCAGCCGTGGCCGCGGTCGCCGCCTCCTACGCCGCCGAACCCGAACTCACCGCCCGGACCCTCCGCATCACCGAAGCGCGAGACGCCCTCCGCGGCGCGCTCCTGGCCCGCGGCATCGCGGTCCCGGAAAGCCACGCCAACTTCCTCTATCTCCCCGGCCCAGGCATCGCCACGGCCCTGCGCCGCGCAGGAATCGCCGCGAAGTGCTACCCCGACGGCAGTGCCCGCGTTGCCGTCGGCGACCCAGACGCCGACCGCACCGTCCTCCAGGCCCTCACCCCAATCCGACATAACCGTAACCATCGAACTGTGACATGAGATAGCGAAGCGTTCGCGCGGGAGCCTATCCGAGCCAATCCAAGACGGACGCCGCCGTCCAGGACTGCTGCATGCTGCCGAGCGGTTCGCCGGTGAACGGCTCGTAGTACTCGGCGAAGGCCCCGTCGCTGGCTTGGCGTAGGCCCTCGGCGCGCAGCATGAACGAGCGCTCGGCCCAGCCTCGCCTGGCGAAGACCCAGGAGAACAGCCAGCTCATCACCGGCCACACCGGGCCGCGCCAATACTCGCGGGAACGGAAGTCCTTGGAGACCGGCGAGGTCGAGGGCGGCAGCGCGTAGCGCAGATCCGGGTGCCCGCAGAAGCGTGGGCCTTCGAACAGCCGCAGCAGGCTGCGCTCGGTGGGGCGGGGCAGCCCGCCGCACAGCAGTGGCGCGAACATCGACAGCGTCTCGGTATTGATCCACCGCCGCAACCGCACATCGAAGTCGCGCGCCGCGCCGGTGCGGGCATCGGCGGTCGCGATGACGCCCGCTCGAAATCGGTCGGCCCACGCGTACAGGTCGCGCACGTCGGCGTTGGGCTGCTTGTACTCCTCGCCGATGTTCGCCAGGACCTCACAGGCCAGTGCGAAGATCCCGGTGACGAACACGTCCTCGACGGCGAAGCTCATGGTCGAGGCGAGCTGGTAGTCGTCGTAGCCGGCGCGGCGCATCTGCTCGACCAGCCACAGGTAGCGGTCGTACTCCCGGTCGGTCGGGCGCTGGCTCGGATCGGATACCACCAGCACGTCCTCGCGGCGATAGGGCGGCAGGTCGCCGGGGATCACGTGCTCATAGGCGCGGTCCCAGCGCGGCGAGTTGTCCATCCCGGACTCCCAGCCGTGATACAGCGTGATGCGGCCGGTCTCCTTGGGATCGCGGGCGTGCGCCAACCAGCGGTGCCAGCGCACCAGGTCCGGCCAGCGCCGGTTGAGGAACTCCTCGGCCACCGCCCTGGTACTGCGGCCGTGCCTGCGCGAATGATCCAGGATCCGCTGTACCGCGATGGCGTGGACCGGCGGTTGGGTGATCCCGGAGGTGTCCGGGCCGTCCGGTGCGTTCGCGGCCAGTTTGCGGCACTCCCAGCGGGCCGGCCCGGGAAAGTAGCCGTCCACGCCGTTGGCGAAGACGATGTGCGGGATCATGCCGTTCTTCCACTGCGCCGAAAGCAGCGTGTCCAGCTCGATCACCGCCCGCTCCACGCTGAGCGGAGCCAGTCCCACCGCGACGAATGCCGCGTCCCAGCTCCACATATGTGGGTACAGTCGTGGCGCCGCGGTGGTCATCGTGCCCAAGTCGTTCCCGCGCAGCAAGTAGGCAGCGCGGGCCGCGAGCTGGGTTGGTGTGAAGCCCGGGTGTGCCATCCCCTTATTCTGCGATGTCACCCGCAGATATGCCCGTTCAGCGGTGTCCGTTTCGG carries:
- the ggh gene encoding glucosylglycerate hydrolase; this encodes MAHPGFTPTQLAARAAYLLRGNDLGTMTTAAPRLYPHMWSWDAAFVAVGLAPLSVERAVIELDTLLSAQWKNGMIPHIVFANGVDGYFPGPARWECRKLAANAPDGPDTSGITQPPVHAIAVQRILDHSRRHGRSTRAVAEEFLNRRWPDLVRWHRWLAHARDPKETGRITLYHGWESGMDNSPRWDRAYEHVIPGDLPPYRREDVLVVSDPSQRPTDREYDRYLWLVEQMRRAGYDDYQLASTMSFAVEDVFVTGIFALACEVLANIGEEYKQPNADVRDLYAWADRFRAGVIATADARTGAARDFDVRLRRWINTETLSMFAPLLCGGLPRPTERSLLRLFEGPRFCGHPDLRYALPPSTSPVSKDFRSREYWRGPVWPVMSWLFSWVFARRGWAERSFMLRAEGLRQASDGAFAEYYEPFTGEPLGSMQQSWTAASVLDWLG